Proteins co-encoded in one Corynebacterium lujinxingii genomic window:
- a CDS encoding succinate dehydrogenase cytochrome b subunit, which translates to MTVQNADREAIRHGKITEKPLRERPSFPTWAIKLTMAITGLIFGLFVLGHMVGNLKIFMPLAADGSAPIDDYGEFLRTIGEPLFPREGFLWIVRIVLLVCLVLHVWGAFALRARSNTSRGRFKRTNLMGGWQSTATRAMLVTGIILLLFIVFHILDLTLGEAVASDEFVHGAVRNNLLATFGPGRWWVTLIYVVANLALLLHLTHGIYLAVSDLGWLGKRGEGLMVVLAYILPFIVVAGNVIMPIALAAGWVPDFAR; encoded by the coding sequence ATGACTGTACAAAACGCAGACCGTGAAGCCATTCGTCACGGAAAAATTACTGAGAAGCCGCTGCGCGAGCGGCCGTCCTTCCCGACATGGGCCATCAAGCTGACCATGGCCATCACCGGCCTCATCTTCGGTCTCTTCGTGCTCGGCCACATGGTGGGCAACCTGAAGATCTTTATGCCGCTGGCTGCCGACGGCTCCGCGCCGATCGACGACTACGGCGAGTTCCTCCGCACGATCGGCGAGCCGCTGTTCCCGCGCGAGGGCTTCCTGTGGATCGTCCGCATCGTGCTGCTCGTCTGCCTCGTGCTCCACGTGTGGGGCGCGTTCGCGCTGCGCGCACGCTCGAACACGTCCCGTGGCCGCTTCAAGCGCACGAACCTGATGGGCGGCTGGCAGTCCACCGCCACCCGCGCGATGCTGGTCACCGGCATCATTCTGCTGCTGTTCATCGTGTTCCACATCCTGGACCTCACCCTCGGCGAGGCTGTCGCCTCCGACGAGTTTGTCCACGGTGCGGTGCGCAACAACCTGTTGGCCACCTTCGGCCCGGGTCGCTGGTGGGTCACGCTGATCTACGTCGTCGCTAACCTGGCGCTGCTGCTGCACCTGACCCACGGCATCTACCTCGCCGTGTCCGACCTTGGTTGGTTGGGCAAGCGCGGCGAGGGCCTGATGGTCGTGCTCGCGTACATCCTCCCGTTCATCGTCGTCGCCGGAAACGTCATCATGCCGATCGCGCTGGCGGCCGGCTGGGTCCCGGA